In Oscillatoria sp. FACHB-1407, a single genomic region encodes these proteins:
- a CDS encoding type IV pilus twitching motility protein PilT, giving the protein MELMIEDLMEQLIEMGGSDMHLSAGLPPYFRLSGHLTPIGDEPMTAEQCQRLIFSMLNNTQRKNLEQNWELDCSYGVKGLARFRVNVYKDRGTYAACLRALSSKIPSFDKLGLPDVVREMSEKPRGLILVTGPTGSGKTTTLAAMIDLINRTRAEHILTIEDPIEFVYEPIKSLIHQRQLGEDTKSFANALKAALREDPDIILVGEMRDLETISLAISAAETGHLVFGTLHTSSASQTVDRMIDVFPSERQQQVRVQLSNSLVAVFSQTLVQRKNPKPGEFGRVMAQEIMVITPAIANLIREGKTSQIYSAIQTGGKLGMVTLEKVLADLYKSGAISFESAMAKTSRPDEFQRLIGGVGPAPTGARPGAGTAAR; this is encoded by the coding sequence ATGGAATTGATGATTGAAGACCTGATGGAGCAGCTGATCGAGATGGGCGGCTCTGATATGCACCTGTCTGCGGGGTTACCTCCCTACTTTCGACTCAGCGGTCACTTGACTCCGATTGGGGATGAGCCAATGACAGCAGAGCAATGTCAGCGTCTCATCTTCAGTATGCTGAACAACACTCAGCGTAAAAACCTGGAACAAAACTGGGAGCTAGACTGCTCCTATGGGGTGAAGGGTTTGGCTCGATTCCGGGTCAACGTTTACAAGGATCGAGGCACCTATGCGGCTTGCTTACGGGCACTCAGTTCCAAAATTCCTAGTTTCGATAAATTAGGACTGCCTGATGTGGTGCGAGAGATGTCAGAAAAGCCCAGGGGGTTAATCCTGGTGACGGGTCCCACCGGATCTGGGAAAACGACCACACTGGCAGCCATGATCGACTTGATCAATCGGACACGGGCGGAGCATATTCTGACCATCGAAGATCCGATTGAGTTTGTCTACGAACCCATTAAGAGTCTGATTCACCAACGGCAACTCGGGGAAGACACCAAGAGTTTTGCCAACGCTTTGAAAGCTGCTTTACGGGAAGACCCCGATATCATTCTGGTGGGTGAAATGCGGGACTTGGAAACCATTTCGTTGGCAATCTCAGCGGCAGAAACAGGTCACTTGGTGTTTGGTACATTGCACACCAGTTCTGCGTCTCAAACCGTTGACCGGATGATCGACGTGTTTCCCTCGGAACGGCAACAACAGGTGAGGGTACAGCTCTCCAACTCGCTGGTAGCCGTATTTAGCCAAACGCTGGTTCAACGCAAGAATCCTAAACCGGGTGAGTTTGGTCGGGTCATGGCGCAAGAAATCATGGTGATCACTCCGGCGATCGCCAACCTGATTCGAGAAGGCAAAACCTCCCAAATCTACTCTGCTATTCAGACGGGGGGTAAGTTGGGAATGGTAACTCTGGAGAAAGTGCTGGCTGATCTCTACAAATCAGGGGCAATTTCCTTTGAGTCAGCCATGGCTAAAACGTCTCGTCCAGATGAATTCCAGCGGTTGATTGGCGGTGTTGGACCCGCACCCACTGGAGCGCGTCCCGGTGCTGGGACTGCTG